In Roseomonas sp. OT10, a single window of DNA contains:
- a CDS encoding zeta toxin family protein produces the protein MPAVDLGDGPKALFVMGPGRSGKTTLLRYILEEARSGQPAPIAAALDPQNRSLATFVNDVAQPDTNDPTGVARWAEELLGFVMTEKQSALLDMGGGDLSMGKLLEDVPDLAGSLEEAGVHPVAIYTLSPRVDDLSVLAGYEAQGFQPKATALILNAGLADPTMPREDAFARVLRHSAFRAAVERGAVPIWMPRLDAGVAAEIEGKRLRFGQARDGQAPADQPGAILGPFDRSRVRKWMADMAASLVPIRSWIP, from the coding sequence GTGCCGGCCGTAGACCTCGGGGACGGTCCCAAGGCGCTGTTCGTCATGGGGCCGGGCCGCAGCGGTAAGACCACGCTGCTGCGCTACATCCTGGAGGAGGCCCGCTCCGGGCAGCCGGCCCCGATCGCCGCGGCGCTCGATCCGCAGAACCGGTCGCTGGCCACCTTCGTCAACGACGTGGCGCAGCCCGATACAAACGATCCCACCGGTGTCGCCCGCTGGGCAGAAGAATTGCTCGGCTTCGTCATGACCGAGAAGCAGAGCGCCCTCCTCGACATGGGCGGCGGCGATCTGAGCATGGGCAAGCTGCTGGAGGACGTGCCTGACCTGGCCGGCAGCCTGGAAGAGGCCGGCGTGCATCCAGTCGCGATCTACACCCTATCCCCACGCGTCGATGATCTGAGCGTGCTGGCCGGCTACGAGGCGCAGGGCTTTCAGCCCAAGGCCACGGCGCTGATCCTCAACGCCGGCCTGGCCGACCCCACCATGCCGCGGGAGGACGCCTTCGCCCGCGTGCTACGGCACAGCGCTTTCCGGGCCGCCGTGGAGCGCGGGGCGGTGCCGATCTGGATGCCGCGGCTGGATGCGGGCGTTGCAGCCGAGATCGAAGGCAAGCGGCTCCGCTTCGGCCAAGCGCGCGACGGCCAGGCCCCGGCCGACCAGCCCGGCGCCATTCTCGGCCCGTTCGACCGCTCTCGCGTCCGCAAGTGGATGGCGGACATGGCCGCGTCCCTAGTGCCGATCCGGTCCTGGATTCCGTGA
- a CDS encoding ParA family protein: protein MSIITVASSKGGPGKTTLSQIIAGTLAARGVSVAVLDADPTAGLSRWASRLYEGAAFVCHHEPDEAKLAHLIHRMAQEAEVVVVDTAGFGNRAATVAMTAADGVLIPMVPGEGDVTEAARTVELVAGVASAARREIPARVVLNRVRSSTALSKHAAAEAATLPKLAASLSDLVAYGEMGFSGRMPAGKAGAEAAALVDELRELGWLPGNPSATGKKKTPSAKLHGVKAKDVKTKAVKTQEPHR from the coding sequence ATGTCGATCATCACTGTTGCCAGCTCAAAGGGTGGGCCAGGCAAGACAACGCTGTCCCAGATCATCGCGGGCACCCTCGCGGCGCGGGGGGTGAGCGTTGCCGTGCTCGATGCCGACCCGACTGCCGGCCTGTCCCGATGGGCATCCAGGCTCTACGAGGGAGCCGCCTTTGTCTGCCACCACGAACCGGATGAGGCGAAGCTGGCCCATTTGATCCATCGGATGGCCCAGGAGGCTGAGGTGGTAGTGGTGGACACAGCTGGCTTCGGCAACCGTGCCGCGACCGTTGCCATGACGGCGGCAGACGGGGTGCTGATCCCCATGGTGCCGGGGGAGGGCGACGTGACCGAGGCCGCCCGCACCGTTGAGCTGGTGGCCGGCGTTGCATCGGCAGCCCGCCGCGAGATACCTGCCCGTGTTGTTCTCAACCGCGTGCGGTCCTCGACGGCACTCTCCAAACACGCTGCGGCCGAGGCAGCGACCCTGCCAAAACTAGCCGCCTCCCTGTCTGACCTAGTGGCCTATGGGGAAATGGGCTTCTCAGGGCGGATGCCAGCTGGGAAGGCGGGAGCAGAGGCGGCAGCCCTGGTCGACGAGCTGCGGGAGCTAGGGTGGCTGCCGGGCAATCCCTCAGCGACTGGAAAGAAGAAGACGCCGAGCGCCAAGTTACATGGCGTAAAGGCGAAAGACGTAAAGACGAAAGCCGTAAAGACACAGGAGCCGCACCGTTGA
- a CDS encoding DUF932 domain-containing protein: MTFFRSSRSFGSTRAAMGANPLSDGELMQLAPSAFATEAHSSRSARYAYIPTADVIAGLRREGFVPVLARQTRPRDADRSGHTKHLIRFRHEGQASQPRRVGMTFPEVVLINSHDGTSAYHVTAGVFRLACLNGMVVSDGPERSVKVPHKGDVVRQVIEGSYEVLGASRQAIEAADASASVALNREEQNILAEAARVIRFGDEEGNVASPIQAEQFLTARRAADTGADLWSTFNRVQENTIRGGLQAWGRDGNNRRRRITSREVTGIDQDVKLNRALWMLGERMAALKSAA; the protein is encoded by the coding sequence ATGACGTTCTTCCGTTCTTCTCGTTCCTTCGGTTCCACCCGCGCCGCGATGGGCGCTAACCCACTGTCAGACGGGGAGCTAATGCAGCTCGCCCCGTCTGCCTTCGCGACAGAGGCCCATTCCTCCCGCTCCGCGCGCTACGCCTATATCCCGACAGCGGACGTAATCGCGGGTCTGCGACGCGAAGGCTTTGTGCCGGTGCTGGCGCGGCAGACCCGCCCGCGCGACGCCGACCGCAGCGGCCACACCAAGCACCTGATCCGCTTCCGCCACGAGGGTCAGGCAAGCCAGCCGCGTCGCGTCGGCATGACCTTTCCGGAAGTCGTGCTCATCAACTCCCACGATGGGACCAGCGCCTACCACGTCACCGCAGGCGTGTTCCGCCTCGCCTGCCTCAATGGGATGGTGGTGTCGGACGGGCCGGAACGCTCGGTAAAGGTGCCGCACAAGGGCGACGTAGTGCGCCAAGTGATCGAGGGCAGTTACGAGGTCCTCGGCGCCTCGCGCCAGGCCATTGAGGCCGCTGATGCCTCGGCCAGCGTCGCCCTTAATCGCGAGGAACAGAACATCCTTGCGGAAGCCGCCCGCGTGATCCGCTTCGGAGACGAGGAGGGCAACGTCGCCTCCCCAATTCAGGCGGAACAGTTCCTCACCGCCCGCCGGGCGGCGGACACGGGCGCGGACCTGTGGAGCACCTTTAACCGGGTGCAGGAAAACACCATTCGCGGCGGCCTCCAGGCTTGGGGCAGGGACGGTAACAACCGCCGGCGCCGCATCACCTCGCGCGAGGTTACGGGAATCGACCAGGACGTGAAGCTCAACCGGGCGCTGTGGATGCTGGGCGAGCGCATGGCGGCCCTCAAGAGCGCCGCCTAA